A segment of the Streptococcus chenjunshii genome:
AGTTTATTAATCTGATTAAAGGGGATATGAGTTTTATAGGTCCGCGTCCTATTTTGGCATCTGAGTTAAAAGAGTATACAGTCAGTGAGCAAAAAGAGCTGTTATCGATTAAACCGGGCGCTACAGGTTGGTGGCAGGTCTCTGGAAGAAGTGAAGTTCTATATCCTGAACGCTGTCAGCTGGAATTATACTATGTCAGAAATTTTTCTTTTAAACTTGATTTAAAAATTTTCTTTTTAACCATAAAAAAAGTTTTTACAGGCGAGGGAGCTCATTAGTAAGAAATCTGCCCCTCAGTATTAATCAAAAAGATGTCCGCAGATGGAGTATTGCATAAAGTGAACCGTTATCATTCTGTCAGATTTAATTTCGTCATGAATTTTATTCTGACTATGTCAAATTTTATTTTTCCCTTAATTACCTTTCCCTACGCTTCCAGAGTTTTACAAGCTCAGGGAGTTGGAACGGTGTCATTTGCAACCTCAATTATTACTTATTTCACTATGGTGGGAATGATGGGAATTCCTACTTATGGTATCAGAGCCTGTGCCAAAATCAGAGATGATGAAGAAAAACTGACTAAAACGGTCCAAGAGATTTTCCTGCTCAATACTATTGTGATGGCAGCAGCATTATTGGGTTTAGCGGTTTCTGTTTTACTGGTGCCTAAACTCGCTCAGGAAAAGATGCTTTACGTGATTATGTCGTCTACCTTAATCTTTAATGTTTTGGGGGTGGAATGGCTCTACAAAGCGCTGGAAAAGTATTCCTATATTACCATTCGTTCTATTGCTTTTAAATTTTTATCGCTGATTTTATTACTGCTTCTGGTAAAAAACAAAGAAGATTATGTTATATACGGCGCTATAACTGTTGTTGCAGGGGTTGGTTCCAACCTGATGAATTTTTTAAATCTAAAAAACCTGATTGACCTCAGGCCTGTCAAACATTTAAACTTGATGCAGCATATAAAACCCTGTCTGACCTTCTTCCTTTTGACCGTATCGACTACAATTTATCTCAATGTTGATACGACCCTGCTCGGTTTTATTAAAGGTGACCGGCAAGTCGGCTACTATACTGCGGCTGTGAAGATTAAACAGATTCTTGTCAGTATTGTCACATCACTTGGAACAGTTTTGCTGCCCCGCTTATCGTTTTACCATGAGCAGGCTCGTCATGATGAATTTAGAGCACTTGTTGAAAAAGCGCTTCGTTTTGTTTTTGTTCTGGCTATCCCCTTAACGCTGTTCTTTATCATTGATGCTACAGAAAGTATTCTCTTTCTGTCAGGCGAAAATTTTCTGCCGGCTGTTCTTCCAATGCAGTTAATTATGCCGACTGTTATTTTTATCGGTATCTCTAATTTAATGGGCATCCAAATTTTGGTCCCCATGCAAAAGGAAACTTTGGTGGTTGTATCTACGGTCATCGGAGCAGCAGTTGATGTTTTGATTAATATTATTGTGATTCCTTTATTCGGAGCTTCGGGAGCAGCCTTTGCTGGCAGTGTTGCTGAATTAACTGTTGTTTTGGTCCAATTGTACTTCTTGCGTGATTTAATTATGCCTATGCTGAAGCGAATCAGTCTTTGGAAGGTTATGCTCAGTACCTTTGCGGCTGTTTGTGCAACCCTGCTTTTGAAAGACGTTTTAATTGTCGGGACTTTCTTGACTCTGGCTGCTACAGCTATCGTCTTTTTTGCTGTTTATGGCATATTTTTACTTATCACAAAAGAAAAGTTTACATTAGATACCCTCCAATCATTTTTGGTACGGTTTAAATAGGAGGCTTAAATGTCAGGTTATGATTATTTAGTTGTCGGTTCAGGCCTCTTTGGTGCTGTTTTTGCTCATGAAGCAGCTCTCAAAGGAAAAAGGATTAAGGTGATTGAAAAACGCAGCCATATTGGCGGAAATATTTACACCGAAGAAACCGAAGGGATTCAAGTTCATAAATATGGCGCCCATATCTTTCATACATCAGATAAAGCCATTTGGGAGTATATCAGCCAATTTGCGGAATTCAACCGTTATACTAACTCACCGATTGCTAACTACAAAGGGGAAATTTACAATCTCCCTTTTAATATGAATACCTTCAATAAACTATGGGGGACGGTGACACCGGAACAGGCTGCGGCAAAAATTGAAGAGCAGCGAGCAGTGCTTGGCGGCAAAAAGCCGGAGAATCTGGAGGAGCAGGCCATTTCTCTTGTCGGAACCGATATCTATGAAAAGCTGATTAAAGATTATACAGAAAAGCAGTGGGGGAAACCCTGCCGAGAACTGCCTGCCTTTATCATTCGACGCCTGCCTGTCCGTCTGACCTATGACAATAATTATTTTAATGATACCTATCAGGGAATTCCTATCGGGGGCTACACACAGATTATTGAAAAAATGCTGAATCATGACAGCATTGATGTCGAAGTTAGTGTTGATTTCTTTGCTAATAAAAGGCAATATTTGACAGAATTTTCTAAAATTGTATTTACAGGCATGATTGACCAGTTTTTTGGCTATCAGCTGGGTGAACTTGAATATCGAAGTCTGCATTTTGAAACGGAACTTCTGGATACGGCTAATTACCAAGGTAATGCAGTTGTTAACTATACTGACAGCGAGAAACCCTTTACCCGAATTATTGAGCACAAACATTTTGAATTTGGCACTCAGAAAAAAACACTGATCACCAAAGAATATTCCCGAACATGGCATAGGGGTGACGAGCCTTACTATCCTGTCAATAATGAGCAAAATAACCGTCTGTATAAAGCGTATAAAGCGTTGGCAGACAAAGAGGATCAGATTATTTTTGGCGGCCGTCTGGGGCAGTATCGCTACTATGATATGCATCAGGTCATTGCAGCTGCCTTACAGTGTGTAAAAAACGAAGTGAAGTAGAGAGGAAGCCTGTGAAGCAGATAAAAATTCTTGTCGCCACCCATAAACAATTTCAGATGCCGGCAGATACTGAACTTTACCTTCCTTTGCATGTTGGCAGGGAAGGTAAAAAAGACTTAGGCTATACTGGGGATAATACGGGCGATAATATTTCACGCTTGAATCCGTATTACTCTGAGTTAACAGGACTTTACTGGGCTTGGAAAAATCTCAGTTGTGAGTATTTAGGGCTTGTTCACTATCGGCGTTACTTTGCCAAAAAAAGACAGTCCTATCGGGAAGAAATAAAAATTGATGACATTATTCTTTCGCAGGCAGATATAGAAAAGCTTCTTAAGGAAGCAGATGTTCTTGTACCCAAAAAGCGAAAGTATTATATTGAAACCTTATATTCACATTATGCACACACACATGATGCCAAACATTTAGAGCTGACAAGAGAAATATTGGCAGCATTATATCCAGATTATCTTAAGACGTTTGATAGTGTAATGAAACAAAGAAGCGGCTATATGTTCAATATGTTTATCATGAAAAAGGACTTAGCCGATGCATATTGCGAATGGTTGTTTACCCTTCTTGACGAACTTTATAAACGTCTTGATCTTACTGGATACTCAAGTTTTGATGCTCGGCTGTTCGGCCGTGTCAGTGAGCGCTTATTCAATGTTTGGCTGAGTCAGCAAGGGGAGCTTGCTGTTAAGGAGGTTCCGTTTGTATACATGGAAAAAATCAATATTTTTCAAAAAGGGAGTGCCTTCTTAGCTGCAAAATTTTTAGGCAAGAAATACGGAAAGAGTTTTTAAGGGCATATAGCTAATATATTGCAGGAAAAGTGATTGCTGGCAGTCTAATACCAGTTTACATTGGCCTTGCTGGACTTAACAGATTGAAAGTCTTGTTGCTTTAATAGACGACTAGGAGCGAGACAGAACGTTTTTCCGAGAGCGCTCGTCGTCTCTCCCTCCGCAAGGCCAAGTAGGTATTTTTAAGCTTAAAAA
Coding sequences within it:
- the glf gene encoding UDP-galactopyranose mutase; protein product: MSGYDYLVVGSGLFGAVFAHEAALKGKRIKVIEKRSHIGGNIYTEETEGIQVHKYGAHIFHTSDKAIWEYISQFAEFNRYTNSPIANYKGEIYNLPFNMNTFNKLWGTVTPEQAAAKIEEQRAVLGGKKPENLEEQAISLVGTDIYEKLIKDYTEKQWGKPCRELPAFIIRRLPVRLTYDNNYFNDTYQGIPIGGYTQIIEKMLNHDSIDVEVSVDFFANKRQYLTEFSKIVFTGMIDQFFGYQLGELEYRSLHFETELLDTANYQGNAVVNYTDSEKPFTRIIEHKHFEFGTQKKTLITKEYSRTWHRGDEPYYPVNNEQNNRLYKAYKALADKEDQIIFGGRLGQYRYYDMHQVIAAALQCVKNEVK
- a CDS encoding flippase; translation: MSNFIFPLITFPYASRVLQAQGVGTVSFATSIITYFTMVGMMGIPTYGIRACAKIRDDEEKLTKTVQEIFLLNTIVMAAALLGLAVSVLLVPKLAQEKMLYVIMSSTLIFNVLGVEWLYKALEKYSYITIRSIAFKFLSLILLLLLVKNKEDYVIYGAITVVAGVGSNLMNFLNLKNLIDLRPVKHLNLMQHIKPCLTFFLLTVSTTIYLNVDTTLLGFIKGDRQVGYYTAAVKIKQILVSIVTSLGTVLLPRLSFYHEQARHDEFRALVEKALRFVFVLAIPLTLFFIIDATESILFLSGENFLPAVLPMQLIMPTVIFIGISNLMGIQILVPMQKETLVVVSTVIGAAVDVLINIIVIPLFGASGAAFAGSVAELTVVLVQLYFLRDLIMPMLKRISLWKVMLSTFAAVCATLLLKDVLIVGTFLTLAATAIVFFAVYGIFLLITKEKFTLDTLQSFLVRFK
- a CDS encoding DUF4422 domain-containing protein, producing the protein MKQIKILVATHKQFQMPADTELYLPLHVGREGKKDLGYTGDNTGDNISRLNPYYSELTGLYWAWKNLSCEYLGLVHYRRYFAKKRQSYREEIKIDDIILSQADIEKLLKEADVLVPKKRKYYIETLYSHYAHTHDAKHLELTREILAALYPDYLKTFDSVMKQRSGYMFNMFIMKKDLADAYCEWLFTLLDELYKRLDLTGYSSFDARLFGRVSERLFNVWLSQQGELAVKEVPFVYMEKINIFQKGSAFLAAKFLGKKYGKSF